The Nitrospirota bacterium genome has a segment encoding these proteins:
- a CDS encoding phenylacetate--CoA ligase family protein encodes MILTEALRARRRASWPRPALDAFIQRKVSEILDFARSHSRYYSQLYKDGPLGAPLHSLPSVRKKDLMEHFEEVVTDSRVRVEEVRRWIADPKLIGRLYLDRYVVLNTSGTTGSVGIFLFDHASWTTIRAVAYARAPQSLPKAAFFARAFTGGNRIATLCATRGHFALRTIFDTRPPWWEKLLVRRKAIEITDPLPALVQQLNDFQPHYLSGYSSILSALAAEQAEGRLSIQPEAVGGGAEPLTSEMRRRIGQAFGARVFDLYGATEAMAIAVEGDCGALHLTEDFCVLEPADADGKPSPEGEWSDKVFVTNFANRIMPIIRYELTDSVRVVPGACSCGSPFRRIELRGRADDTLTLKGPAGIVRVPPIALIALLLDVPGIRQSQMVQDSPTHIQVLIVPEPSADWGRLQSSLSTILRRYFLQSGAGDDLRLDTVRADTIARLPGGKIRQVWNRSSSVL; translated from the coding sequence TTGATTCTGACGGAGGCCCTGCGCGCAAGACGGAGGGCGTCGTGGCCGCGACCGGCCCTCGATGCGTTCATTCAGAGGAAGGTTTCCGAAATTCTCGATTTCGCAAGAAGTCACTCACGCTATTACTCGCAACTCTACAAAGATGGGCCCCTGGGTGCGCCGTTGCATTCGTTGCCGTCGGTTCGCAAAAAGGACCTGATGGAGCACTTCGAAGAAGTGGTGACCGATTCCCGGGTTCGAGTGGAGGAAGTCCGGCGTTGGATTGCCGATCCAAAGCTGATCGGCCGCCTTTACCTCGACCGATACGTGGTGCTCAATACCTCCGGGACCACCGGTTCCGTCGGGATCTTCCTGTTCGACCACGCGAGTTGGACAACCATCCGCGCCGTGGCCTATGCCCGCGCGCCTCAGTCGCTCCCCAAAGCAGCCTTCTTCGCGCGGGCCTTCACGGGGGGAAACCGTATCGCCACGTTGTGCGCCACGCGGGGGCATTTTGCCCTCCGTACGATCTTCGATACGCGCCCCCCGTGGTGGGAAAAGCTCCTCGTCAGGCGCAAGGCGATTGAAATCACCGATCCCCTCCCCGCTCTCGTGCAACAACTCAATGATTTCCAACCCCACTATCTCAGCGGCTATTCCAGCATCCTCTCCGCGCTGGCCGCCGAGCAGGCCGAAGGCCGCTTGTCGATCCAGCCGGAGGCGGTCGGCGGCGGCGCAGAACCTCTCACCTCTGAAATGAGACGCCGAATCGGGCAGGCCTTCGGAGCGCGGGTCTTCGACCTCTATGGGGCCACGGAAGCGATGGCCATCGCGGTGGAAGGAGACTGCGGGGCACTTCACCTCACCGAAGATTTCTGTGTGCTCGAGCCGGCAGACGCGGACGGAAAACCCAGTCCCGAAGGCGAGTGGAGCGACAAGGTGTTCGTCACCAACTTCGCGAACCGCATCATGCCGATCATCCGCTACGAGCTGACCGATTCGGTCCGCGTGGTGCCCGGGGCCTGTTCCTGCGGGTCGCCGTTCAGGCGGATCGAGCTGCGGGGGAGAGCCGACGACACACTAACACTCAAAGGACCCGCCGGCATCGTCCGCGTGCCTCCCATCGCATTGATCGCGCTCCTCCTGGACGTCCCGGGAATCCGCCAATCGCAGATGGTCCAGGATTCTCCAACGCACATTCAAGTATTGATCGTCCCGGAGCCTTCAGCCGATTGGGGACGCCTCCAGAGCTCCCTCTCCACGATCCTCCGCCGGTACTTTTTGCAGTCGGGTGCCGGTGATGACCTCAGGCTGGACACGGTTCGTGCCGACACGATTGCCCGACTCCCCGGCGGCAAGATCCGGCAAGTCTGGAACCGCTCCAGTTCAGTTCTCTAA
- a CDS encoding PAS domain S-box protein, translating into MGESYQNDTTVDADVKPDKSGVLFRNLARLAADAIILANEDGAITFWNQAAAAIFGFQENEIMGRPLTTIMPGRYRERHVQGLARHRSTGESLYFGAVHEYHGLRKDGAEFPAEIAVSTWRHDGETVFAAIVRDTSQRNEADRIAQESRERYRSLVDACADAVSLMDPAFRILICNEQKVRLYGYDHAGEIIGMNALDLVAPADRAGANKIAEQLARNGLVRNCELTMVRKNGSVFPAELSASQVTGADGRPSGFTAIVRDVSDRKASEDRLRAGEQHYQKLFHQSRDMERSIRSLSQRAIHAQEEERRRISRDLHDEVGQSLTAITVLLESSKKSCRCPAASKRHLLEAQDLVEQSVGNLRRVCHELHPDILEHLGLIPALRWYAKKFAERTSIKVQFRVTGDPGRLNHKQRLMVYRIVQEGLTNTLKHASAKHVTIEMGGRPGTITLAIHDDGKGFSVGRGLNPARDREGVGGQGLLGIQERVRLAGGGFEVQSARGKGTTIRVNIAVPMAQPKRKRLSKKKPP; encoded by the coding sequence ATGGGGGAGTCGTATCAGAATGACACAACCGTCGATGCCGACGTTAAGCCGGACAAAAGCGGTGTGCTTTTTCGCAATCTTGCCCGCCTGGCCGCCGATGCAATAATTCTTGCGAACGAGGACGGCGCGATTACCTTCTGGAATCAGGCCGCCGCCGCGATTTTCGGCTTCCAAGAAAACGAGATCATGGGCCGACCCCTCACGACCATCATGCCCGGACGCTATCGGGAACGCCATGTCCAAGGGCTGGCGCGCCACCGATCCACCGGCGAATCCCTCTACTTTGGCGCCGTACACGAATACCACGGCCTCCGGAAGGACGGTGCGGAATTCCCCGCTGAAATCGCCGTGTCCACTTGGCGCCACGACGGGGAAACCGTTTTCGCGGCCATTGTTCGAGACACCTCTCAAAGGAATGAGGCCGACCGGATCGCCCAGGAGAGCCGCGAGCGATACCGAAGCCTCGTCGATGCCTGCGCCGACGCGGTCTCCCTGATGGACCCCGCCTTCCGGATCCTGATCTGCAACGAGCAAAAGGTCCGGCTCTATGGATACGACCACGCGGGCGAGATCATCGGCATGAACGCCCTTGACTTGGTCGCCCCCGCGGATCGCGCCGGCGCGAACAAGATCGCCGAGCAGCTCGCGAGGAACGGTTTGGTCCGCAACTGTGAACTCACGATGGTTCGCAAGAACGGCAGCGTCTTCCCCGCGGAGCTCAGCGCGTCCCAGGTGACAGGCGCCGATGGCCGCCCCTCGGGGTTCACCGCGATCGTGCGGGATGTTTCGGATCGCAAGGCATCGGAGGACAGGCTTCGCGCCGGCGAACAGCACTACCAAAAGCTTTTCCATCAGTCGCGCGATATGGAGCGATCGATCCGCTCGCTCTCCCAGAGGGCCATCCACGCCCAGGAGGAAGAACGCCGGCGGATCAGCCGGGATCTGCACGACGAAGTCGGCCAGTCCCTGACCGCCATTACGGTCCTCCTGGAGTCGTCGAAGAAATCCTGTCGGTGCCCCGCGGCATCCAAGAGGCATCTCCTGGAAGCGCAAGATCTCGTGGAACAGTCCGTGGGGAACCTGCGGCGCGTGTGCCACGAACTGCACCCGGACATCTTGGAGCACCTGGGGCTCATCCCCGCCCTCCGCTGGTATGCCAAGAAGTTTGCCGAGAGGACATCCATCAAAGTTCAGTTTCGTGTGACCGGTGACCCGGGGCGCCTGAACCATAAACAACGATTGATGGTCTACCGTATCGTGCAGGAGGGCCTCACCAACACGTTGAAACACGCGAGCGCCAAACACGTGACTATCGAAATGGGTGGACGACCCGGCACGATTACCCTGGCCATCCATGACGACGGGAAAGGGTTCAGTGTAGGCCGCGGACTCAATCCTGCCCGGGATCGCGAGGGGGTCGGCGGGCAGGGTCTTCTCGGAATCCAGGAACGGGTGCGTCTGGCAGGAGGGGGATTCGAGGTCCAGTCGGCGCGGGGCAAGGGGACAACGATTCGGGTGAACATCGCCGTTCCCATGGCGCAACCGAAGCGCAAACGGTTGTCAAAGAAGAAGCCGCCATGA
- a CDS encoding response regulator transcription factor: protein MKQITVLLADDHTIVRQGLRALLQAEPDIDVVGEAEDGRSAFRRVQEIQPDVVVMDIAMRKLGGIEAVRRIRRQSPRIKILILSMYADDEYVRQATEAGASGYLVKGSPAAELVTAIREVVKGNVFFSPAISSLLVEDLINHSHEGTDDPTHRKLTPREREVLQLIAEGLSNKEIAKELSISVKTVEKHRQRIMDKLNIHSVVGLTRHAIQVGIIRV, encoded by the coding sequence ATGAAGCAAATCACGGTTCTTCTGGCGGACGATCACACCATTGTACGACAGGGCCTCCGCGCACTCCTCCAGGCCGAACCGGATATCGACGTGGTCGGCGAGGCCGAAGACGGCCGGAGTGCCTTCAGGAGGGTGCAAGAGATTCAACCGGACGTGGTGGTCATGGATATCGCGATGCGCAAACTGGGCGGCATCGAGGCCGTTCGAAGAATACGGCGGCAGTCCCCCCGGATCAAGATCCTGATCCTATCCATGTATGCCGATGATGAATACGTGCGACAGGCGACGGAGGCCGGGGCCTCCGGGTACCTCGTCAAGGGCTCGCCCGCCGCCGAACTCGTGACCGCGATTCGGGAAGTCGTCAAGGGAAACGTTTTCTTCAGCCCGGCCATTTCGAGCCTCCTCGTGGAGGATCTGATCAACCATTCACACGAAGGCACGGATGATCCCACGCATCGGAAATTGACCCCCCGGGAGCGCGAGGTGCTCCAACTTATCGCGGAAGGTCTCAGCAACAAGGAGATCGCCAAGGAACTCTCGATCAGCGTGAAGACCGTGGAGAAGCACCGCCAGCGCATCATGGACAAGCTCAACATTCATTCGGTGGTTGGCCTCACAAGGCACGCGATCCAGGTGGGAATCATCCGCGTCTGA
- a CDS encoding DNA alkylation repair protein, with protein MASPLSADSASRALRKHASRRKSIVLQSFFKTAPGEYGEGDVFLGVTVPGTRSVAKPFRDLPLAEIRKLLRSKIHEERLLALLILVDQFARAEAPLREKLFDFYVANLSRVNNWDLVDLSAERIIGPWLAGRSKTLLYTLARSPRLWDRRVAILSTFHFIRNRDFKDTLKLAEVLLRDKEDLMHKAVGWMLREVGNRNLPTLERFLRRYAPRMPRTMLRYAIEKLPPSKRKRYMSMRTPHNR; from the coding sequence ATGGCCAGCCCCCTCTCAGCCGATTCAGCATCACGAGCCTTGCGAAAGCACGCGAGTCGCCGGAAATCCATCGTGCTGCAAAGCTTCTTCAAAACAGCCCCCGGCGAGTATGGCGAGGGAGATGTGTTCCTCGGTGTCACGGTACCGGGCACGCGTTCCGTCGCGAAGCCATTCCGCGATCTTCCGCTCGCCGAAATCCGGAAACTCCTCCGCTCGAAGATTCACGAGGAACGGCTTCTCGCCCTCTTGATCCTCGTCGATCAATTCGCCCGAGCGGAAGCGCCGCTCCGCGAGAAGCTCTTTGATTTCTATGTCGCGAATCTCTCCCGCGTGAACAATTGGGATCTCGTAGATCTTTCCGCCGAGAGAATCATCGGTCCATGGCTCGCGGGAAGGAGCAAAACCCTTCTCTACACACTCGCCCGATCGCCTCGGCTCTGGGACAGGCGCGTGGCGATCCTATCCACGTTTCACTTCATCCGGAACCGCGATTTCAAAGACACACTCAAACTTGCGGAGGTGCTGCTCCGCGACAAAGAAGATCTCATGCACAAGGCGGTCGGCTGGATGCTCCGTGAGGTCGGAAACCGCAATCTCCCCACACTCGAACGATTTCTCCGCAGATACGCCCCCCGCATGCCCCGCACCATGCTCCGCTACGCCATCGAAAAGCTCCCCCCTTCCAAGCGGAAGCGCTACATGTCTATGCGGACCCCACATAATCGGTGA
- a CDS encoding NAD-dependent epimerase/dehydratase family protein — MRALVTGGGGFIGSHVVRLLLAEGVDVRVLHLLKEDLRNIAGMDVERIVGDITDPAAVANAVRGCDWVFHLAAIYALWLPKPELMRKVNVEGARNVLRAAGEAGAKKVVYTSSIAAFGGQGIDEDATEDSPFAYAATGEAYAISKYEGTLVAREFAKNGLDVSIVAPTGPVGPGDVGPTPTGKLILATVEMPFVPLIENNTNWGDVRDIAAGHILAAKKGRKGESYLLGSKNLSLSEFSEIVMNITGVRKPVIRIPRTVAMAAAHLDLIMSEYVTRKPPRITPAGVKVNAMGLRADCSKAVRELGLPQTPLETAIRDSLVWFARNGYIRNPSILRNLQHNR; from the coding sequence GTGAGAGCACTCGTAACCGGTGGTGGGGGGTTCATCGGCTCGCACGTGGTGCGCCTGCTTCTTGCCGAGGGAGTAGATGTGCGCGTGCTCCATCTGCTCAAGGAGGACTTGCGGAATATCGCGGGCATGGACGTCGAGCGGATTGTGGGGGACATCACCGATCCGGCCGCGGTCGCGAATGCGGTGCGGGGATGCGATTGGGTTTTCCATCTCGCCGCGATCTATGCCCTTTGGCTTCCGAAACCGGAACTCATGCGTAAGGTGAACGTGGAGGGTGCCCGCAACGTCCTTCGCGCGGCGGGTGAAGCGGGAGCAAAGAAGGTTGTCTACACCAGCTCGATAGCGGCGTTCGGTGGGCAGGGGATCGACGAGGATGCGACGGAAGACAGCCCTTTTGCCTACGCGGCCACCGGAGAGGCGTACGCCATCTCCAAATACGAGGGAACCCTCGTGGCGAGGGAATTTGCAAAGAACGGTCTTGACGTCTCCATTGTTGCCCCCACGGGACCGGTGGGACCCGGCGACGTGGGTCCGACGCCGACGGGTAAACTGATTCTGGCGACCGTGGAGATGCCTTTCGTCCCGCTCATTGAGAACAATACGAATTGGGGCGACGTACGGGACATAGCGGCGGGACACATTCTCGCGGCAAAGAAGGGGAGGAAGGGCGAGAGCTATCTACTTGGATCGAAGAACCTGAGCCTCAGCGAATTTTCGGAGATCGTCATGAACATCACGGGAGTTCGAAAGCCGGTGATTCGGATTCCGCGGACGGTGGCAATGGCCGCGGCGCACCTTGACCTTATCATGAGCGAGTATGTGACCCGCAAACCGCCGCGCATCACGCCCGCGGGAGTGAAAGTCAACGCGATGGGGCTTCGTGCCGATTGCTCCAAGGCCGTTCGCGAACTCGGCCTTCCTCAAACCCCTCTCGAAACCGCTATCCGTGATTCTCTTGTCTGGTTTGCGAGAAACGGCTACATCCGGAATCCGAGTATTCTGAGAAACCTCCAGCATAATCGGTGA
- a CDS encoding NADH:flavin oxidoreductase: MSKLFEPVSIGPMRVKNRVAKTATSETRASDAGEVTDSYLEWYEPLVKGGVGLIITGNVYAGREGQSTPKQGGIDRDERIPGWRRFTDLLRKHDVRSLMQVNHCGRQVFPSAVGLKEAVSASDVRELLMRTKPRPLRTDEIRGIVADFAEGARRAREAGFDGVQIHAGHGYLISQFLSPYTNRRTDEYGGSLENRMRLLLETCRETRKRAGPGFALILKLNAEDCLPYRKVFTLEESLEVARIMQEEGVDGIEVTCGHYQSGQPMIRGKAPLRSLVREGLGRHLPALFRVGAPLLVPFANRMFAYYEGFNLKYSRVFKQKLNVPILCVGGFQHGDAMERAIGNGECDMVSMGRALIADPALPEKIRDGRPIQACSFCNECIARAGVHPVDCYDPQVNAKIAA, translated from the coding sequence ATGTCGAAATTGTTTGAGCCGGTATCGATCGGGCCGATGCGAGTCAAGAACCGGGTCGCGAAGACGGCCACCTCCGAGACGAGGGCATCCGACGCCGGGGAGGTGACCGATTCCTATCTGGAGTGGTATGAGCCGCTCGTAAAAGGGGGCGTGGGGCTGATTATTACGGGGAACGTCTATGCCGGCCGGGAAGGGCAATCCACGCCGAAACAGGGCGGAATCGACCGCGATGAGCGCATTCCGGGCTGGCGTCGATTCACCGATTTGCTCCGGAAACACGACGTCCGCTCCCTCATGCAGGTCAATCACTGCGGAAGGCAGGTGTTTCCCAGCGCGGTCGGTCTCAAGGAGGCCGTGTCCGCAAGCGACGTCCGCGAGTTGCTCATGCGCACGAAACCGCGCCCGCTGCGGACCGATGAGATCCGGGGCATCGTGGCGGATTTTGCCGAGGGCGCCCGACGGGCGCGAGAGGCGGGTTTTGACGGCGTTCAGATCCACGCGGGGCACGGCTATCTGATTTCGCAGTTCCTCTCCCCGTATACGAATCGCCGCACGGACGAGTACGGAGGCAGTCTGGAAAACAGGATGAGGCTTCTTCTCGAAACGTGCCGGGAAACGCGGAAGCGCGCCGGCCCGGGCTTCGCGCTCATCCTCAAGCTGAACGCCGAGGATTGTTTGCCATACCGGAAGGTCTTCACGCTGGAGGAGTCGCTCGAAGTGGCCCGAATCATGCAGGAGGAGGGGGTCGATGGGATTGAAGTGACGTGTGGGCACTACCAATCCGGTCAGCCCATGATCCGCGGCAAGGCGCCGCTGCGTTCGCTGGTCCGTGAAGGACTGGGACGGCATCTCCCGGCGTTGTTCAGGGTCGGCGCCCCGCTGCTGGTCCCCTTCGCGAACCGGATGTTCGCGTATTACGAAGGCTTCAACCTGAAATACAGCCGCGTGTTCAAACAGAAGTTGAATGTCCCCATCCTCTGCGTAGGCGGTTTTCAGCACGGTGACGCCATGGAGCGGGCGATCGGCAACGGCGAGTGCGACATGGTCAGTATGGGTCGGGCGCTGATTGCGGACCCCGCGCTGCCGGAGAAGATTCGCGACGGCAGGCCGATCCAGGCGTGCTCATTCTGCAATGAATGTATCGCCCGAGCGGGAGTTCACCCGGTCGACTGCTACGATCCCCAAGTCAATGCGAAAATCGCCGCATAA